One window of Nicotiana tomentosiformis chromosome 11, ASM39032v3, whole genome shotgun sequence genomic DNA carries:
- the LOC138901645 gene encoding uncharacterized protein yields the protein MNFGGNEINGVTFSATKKTKVSVTHSKRLREIAEDDITFTEEDANGLLLPHNDALIISLNVLDFKIKYVLVNPGNLANIIQLRVLEQDKLTGSIILATKLLTAFNLASVTTRGEILLPTNNEGVMKTTLFKVVDGDMGYNIILGRPWLHEMKTVPSTYHHLLKFPTLEGIKQIKGDQPDAREMNEISVSSSKGKKHAE from the coding sequence ATGAATTttggggggaacgagattaatgggGTTACCTTCTCGGCAACAAAAAAGACGAAGGTATCAGTAACCCACAGCAAGAGGCTTCGGGAAATCGCTGAAGAcgacatcactttcacggaggaagatgCAAACGGATTGTTGCTACCGCACAACGACGCAttaataatttctttaaatgtattagattttaaaatcaaatatGTTCTGGTGAATCCAGGGAATTTGGCAAATATTATACAATTGAGGGTATTAGAACAAGACAAACTTACCGGAAGCATCATTCTAGCCACAAAACTCCTCACCGCGTTCAACCttgcaagcgtgacaacccgaggagagatcctgcTACCCACAAATAATGAAGGGGTGATGAAGACGACCCTTTTTAAGGttgtggatggtgatatgggctACAACATTATCCTGGGAAGAccgtggttgcacgagatgaaaacTGTACCATCGACATACCATCATTTGCTGAAATTTCCAACTCTTGAGGGGATTAAACAGATTAAAGGCGATCAACCGGACGCAAGGGAGATGAATGAgatttcggtctccagtagcaaagggaagaaACATGCGGAatag
- the LOC104097236 gene encoding transcription factor bHLH84-like isoform X1: protein MEPVASISGEWSSFSGMCLIEEADFMAQLLGNCSLPNELPCSSNFGVSSTYWTGHESTMNMGEVPFYSSNDTNNSVYSGSCFPPRSHESYYSSHSRPILMRNDSSITTEYGVVEGQINPIEADDFLNRDVSNDSMEYNENMPEAVLDIGNGLQLGRRDNYEQFPEDKMDSSSESSKKRCRLHGPGHVPKNKRSAKLEKGGINKVVLQRQNSMISCCSEDDSVNVSHELTRKTRASRGSATDPQSLYARKRRERINEKLKTLQSLIPNGTKVDISTMLEEAVLYVKFLQLQIKLLSSDDLWMYAPIAYNGMDLGLDLRIGIPK from the exons ATGGAGCCTGTGGCGTCAATATCAGGGGAATGGAGCTCCTTCAGTGGAATGTGTTTAATTGAGGAGGCTGATTTTATGGCACAGTTACTTGGTAATTGTTCACTTCCAAATGAACTACCATGTAGTTCTAACTTTGGAGTCTCCTCCACTTATTGGACTGGTCATGAATCAACCATGAACATGGGAGAAGTTCCATTTTATTCTTCAAATGACACTAACAATAGTGTGTATAGTGGTTCTTGTTTTCCTCCTCGGAGTCATGAAAGTTACTACTCAAGTCATTCTCGGCCTATCTTGATGAGAAATGATAGTTCAATAACAACGGAATATGGTGTTGTAGAAGGTCAAATCAATCCAATTGAAGCGGATGATTTCCTTAACCGAGATGTGAGCAATGACAGCATGGAGTACAATGAAAACATGCCTGAAGCTGTTCTTGATATTGGAAATGGTTTGCAGCTTGGAAGAAGAGATAATTATGAACAATTTCCTGAAGATAAAATGGATAGTTCATCAGAGAGCTCCAAGAAAAGATGCCGGTTGCATGGGCCTGGGCAT GTCCCGAAGAACAAGAGAAGCGCAAAGCTTGAGAAGGGTGGGATAAACAAGGTAGTGCTTCAGAGGCAGAACTCTATGATCAGTTGCTGCTCAGAAGATGATTCTGTTAATGTTTCTCATGAATTGACCCGAAAAACCAGAGCCAGCAGGGGTTCAGCAACTGACCCCCAGAGCTTGTACGCCAGG AAAAGAAGAGAGAGAATTAATGAGAAATTGAAGACCTTGCAGAGTCTCATCCCTAACGGAACTAAG GTTGACATTAGTACTATGCTTGAAGAGGCTGTCCTCTATGTCAAATTTTTGCAACTCCAAATCAAG CTTTTGAGCTCTGATGATCTATGGATGTATGCTCCCATTGCGTACAACGGAATGGACCTTGGGCTCGATCTGAGGATTGGCATTCCAAAATGA
- the LOC104097236 gene encoding transcription factor bHLH84-like isoform X2, with the protein MEYNENMPEAVLDIGNGLQLGRRDNYEQFPEDKMDSSSESSKKRCRLHGPGHVPKNKRSAKLEKGGINKVVLQRQNSMISCCSEDDSVNVSHELTRKTRASRGSATDPQSLYARKRRERINEKLKTLQSLIPNGTKVDISTMLEEAVLYVKFLQLQIKLLSSDDLWMYAPIAYNGMDLGLDLRIGIPK; encoded by the exons ATGGAGTACAATGAAAACATGCCTGAAGCTGTTCTTGATATTGGAAATGGTTTGCAGCTTGGAAGAAGAGATAATTATGAACAATTTCCTGAAGATAAAATGGATAGTTCATCAGAGAGCTCCAAGAAAAGATGCCGGTTGCATGGGCCTGGGCAT GTCCCGAAGAACAAGAGAAGCGCAAAGCTTGAGAAGGGTGGGATAAACAAGGTAGTGCTTCAGAGGCAGAACTCTATGATCAGTTGCTGCTCAGAAGATGATTCTGTTAATGTTTCTCATGAATTGACCCGAAAAACCAGAGCCAGCAGGGGTTCAGCAACTGACCCCCAGAGCTTGTACGCCAGG AAAAGAAGAGAGAGAATTAATGAGAAATTGAAGACCTTGCAGAGTCTCATCCCTAACGGAACTAAG GTTGACATTAGTACTATGCTTGAAGAGGCTGTCCTCTATGTCAAATTTTTGCAACTCCAAATCAAG CTTTTGAGCTCTGATGATCTATGGATGTATGCTCCCATTGCGTACAACGGAATGGACCTTGGGCTCGATCTGAGGATTGGCATTCCAAAATGA
- the LOC104097235 gene encoding transcription factor bHLH139-like, which yields MEPVASISGEWSSFSGMCLADEADFMAQLLGNCSLPNELPCSSNFGVSPAYWTGHESNMNMGGAREVSVYSSNDTNNSMYTDGSSLLFSPPSHENYYSSHSRPILMRNDSSITMEHGLVDTNNPSEADDFLNQDVSNDSMEFDENLPEAALNGKGLQLGRTDYEQFSEDKMDSPSESSKKRSRLHGLGHVPKNKRSAKLEKDLKSGEMDGKNKVVLQRQNSTISCCSEDESNVSHMLTRKTRASRGSATDPQSLYARKRRERINERLRTLQTLIPNGTKVDISTMLEEAVQYVKFLQLQIKLLSSDDLWMYSPIAYNGMDLGLDLRIDIPK from the exons ATGGAGCCTGTGGCGTCAATATCAGGGGAATGGAGCTCCTTCAGCGGAATGTGTTTAGCTGACGAGGCTGATTTTATGGCACAGTTACTTGGTAACTGTTCACTTCCAAACGAACTACCATGTAGTTCTAACTTTGGAGTCTCCCCCGCATATTGGACTGGTCATGAATCAAACATGAACATGGGAGGAGCAAGAGAAGTTTCTGTGTATTCTTCAAATGACACTAACAATAGTATGTATACTGATGGTAGTAGCCTTCTTTTTTCCCCTCCGAGTCATGAAAATTACTATTCAAGTCATTCTCGGCCTATCTTGATGAGAAATGATAGTTCAATAACAATGGAACATGGTCTGGTGGATACTAATAATCCAAGTGAAGCTGATGACTTCCTTAACCAAGATGTGAGCAATGACAGCATGGAGTTTGATGAAAACTTGCCTGAAGCGGCTCTCAATGGAAAAGGCTTGCAGCTAGGAAGAACAGATTATGAACAATTTTCGGAAGACAAAATGGATAGTCCATCAGAAAGCTCTAAGAAAAGATCACGGCTGCATGGGCTTGGGCAT GTCCCGAAGAACAAGAGAAGCGCAAAGCTGGAGAAGGATCTAAAGAGTGGTGAGATGGATGGGAAAAATAAGGTTGTGCTTCAGAGGCAGAACTCTACGATCAGTTGCTGCTCAGAAGATGAATCTAATGTTTCTCACATGTTAACCCGGAAAACCAGAGCCAGCAGGGGTTCAGCAACTGACCCCCAGAGCTTGTATGCAAGG AAAAGAAGAGAGAGAATTAATGAGAGATTGAGGACCTTGCAGACTCTCATCCCTAATGGAACGAAG GTTGATATTAGCACCATGCTTGAAGAGGCTGTCCAGTATGTCAAATTTTTGCAACTCCAAATCAAG CTTTTGAGCTCTGATGATCTATGGATGTATTCTCCCATTGCATACAACGGAATGGACCTTGGGCTCGATCTGAGGATTGATATCCCAAAATGA